The Helianthus annuus cultivar XRQ/B chromosome 15, HanXRQr2.0-SUNRISE, whole genome shotgun sequence genomic sequence CGCGATCAAATTCACTCATTCCGCATGGAGCCCgacgatgtcacacccccaaaatccacaagcggagtatcatcgcaggaggcgtgactgactaggatccagccaccaattatattgaacattgtaatttaataaataaaggtccaaccacacaatataattggtgttcaaaacaagTTAATCAAATTCAAGTTaccagcggaagcataaagtttaaaaaccaaagtataagtttAAATGTTCATAAAGTTTAACGAGGCACACAAcggtccatgtcccacaacgactcctgctcccctgcaagctccagctaaacctctaacgacctgcaaggcatgtaacaacgagtcaacaacaaagttgagtgagttcacaatTGGCTGTCCAttttaaagttgttccaaaaaccataagttcagttGAAAATCAGTAGTTAATcagttccttgtttcccaaaccataagcagtgggggctaccccatgttatccactagacccgttaccatatcgaccattgactgaagtaagttggtgccctaacgtcaatgtctatcatcattgactagtgcccagatccattagttcacgcccgtcctctgcggcacggtgtgaggcttgtcaaacctaaatagcgctatctaactaatgacctgctcgccgttggcccggcgattaagtcgatataaaatgagggacttcatgacagagattttggtctagtatcagtgttgtcacccttcaataaagaggatgTGGTACGtgtccccaaaccaggagatcacgcaggttCTGACTAAATCCTTAGTACATGttatcacccttcaataaagaggatgtagtacgtgttccaaaccaggagatcacacAGGTTTCCGATTAGAtactttacccattcccaaccaccgggaatcccatgccttatagaaagtgtgaactcacctcgattTGCTCGGTATGGTTAACTACTTGTTCACAGTTTATCGGTCAAAGCCTATAATATTCATAGGTACATAATCAGTTTACATTCGTATGATTCACGTATAATCTACAATCATAAGGTGTGCTTAGGCAATAATCACCAAGTAAAAGTTAAACAGTTATTCAGCACACACAAGCTCAAAGTTCACATGCTTCATTACAGTACTTAATAGTCATTTATACTAACCAACACTAAATCATGTTTTTCTCACGCATAACTGATATACTTCAACAGACAAAGGTCAACATATAATCATACATTATTATACTTGTACTAAATTACATTCTGTTTGTGAAGTTCTGACCTACGGCAAAACTCCTACGTGATGAAACCCCGGGGTGACGAAACCCTACATGTTTCGTCATCCTGGAAGTGACGAAACCTTATATGTTTCGTCGAGCTAGCGTGTGACGAAACTCTCTAAGTTTTTTCGGGTTAACATGTGACGAAACTCTCTAAGTTTCGTCGGCTCCTCAGTTTCGTCAACATTACCAGATAATCAAACACTCACAGAAACCCTACTGCCATCATTCTATTCACGTCAAGAACGATCAACAACATTCACAGCTTCATGATTCCAAAACCTCAATTAATTAACAATCCTAGACAAGAATCCTAGATTACCAGTTCACCTTCATGCACGTATTCATATTACCGATTCTCGTATTCATATTACCGACTCACATGACACTAACAGGTTGCATAATATTCAACAAACAAACAGATGTCTTGATATGCGTTTAATGATCGTGTATATACACAATATGTAGATCCATTATTCTGTGCGTTCTAATTATTTAGAAATGAAGTATCAAACCCCTAATTAGTACAAGATCACAATCATCAATCAAACCCTTGATCATAAACCGATACAAACGCTAACCCTAGATCACAATTTCAGATTATACATAACAGGTTTCAATATACATAACAGGTTTCAACAATAACATCAGTAATTCAATCAAAACTACAAGAACTCGCATCTAATATTGGCAGAATGCTAACCGGTAAGAGGAATGATCACATATGCACAAGAAATCTTCTAAGGGGCCAATGGGTGTTGCCGAAAGAGAGTTTCTGTCGTCAGTTTGTAGAGAAAAATAGAGAACTAGGGTTTCGCAAATTATGGTTCACGTAATATATAACTAAGTGTGGCTGGGCTTGACTTGGGCCGAAACCCATTACGGCGAAACTATAATGGCGACGAAACTCTCTAAGTTTCGTTGGGTTTGCATGATGACGAAACACTAGGTTTCGTCGAATTCGAGTTTCGTCACAACGTGAGGGTGTAAGGGTTAGGTTTGTAGACTTGAATAGTTTGCAAGTTCAATTGTCCATTATTTAACCAAATAACAAGTAACACAAAACACAATTTATAAACCAAATAACAAGGCGCACATATTACAACACAACGAATTATGAAGACATAGTTGTGAGGAATGACCTTGAAAACTCAGGTTGTCACATACGAGCCCAATTACCTTCCTCGGGAGCGATTCCAAAACCTTGTCGCTCGATGCTCCCAGCATGGTCTTTCTGATTCGGCCCGTTGTGAGAAATTTTATAACGGTCTCACCCAAGAGACTCGTGATCATTTTGACACTAATGCGGGAGGCCATATGATGGGTATTCTTACTGTTGCTGAGTGTCTAGAGCGTTTCGAAGCATTTGCCCAATCTCAATCTCAGTCGCGATCTGATCAGCGGTATCAAAGTGGAAATTCAAATACCACTACTAGTGCACCCACTCGTGGGGTGAACCATATCACTATGGACCCTAGTATAGCTGGCGTATTAGAAAACGTCACTAGAGAGCTCAAGGAGATTAGGGCAAAGGTTGATAAGTGTGAGTTTTGCCGAGGGGGTCAGTATACGAATGCGTGTCCATTGTTAGTTGGTGAGGAGCAGGTCGATTTCGTGGGAGGGGGTCTAGGTAGAGGTCAACCTAGTGGGTTTGGTAGTAATTTTAATTCAGATTggcgtaataataataattttaataataataataataataataattttcgtTCCAACGGTAACCCCCTGGTTTCCAATTAGCTCAAAATCCAAATAGGGGACAAGGTTCATTCTTTGGTGGGGGTTCAAATGGGCAGTTCAATAAGGGGTTCAATGGGCAGGTCAAGGATGGGGGGTCAAGTAGTCACGTTCAAGTAGTTCCGGGTTCAAGTTATGATTTAGGGGGTAGTCTGGAGAGGATGGAGGCAATGATGAGCCAGTTAGTCGTTAAGGACCAAACCACCCAAAAGATTCTTACCGAACATGACCTTATGCTTAAGAACCACCAAGCCTCTTTCCAAGACCTTCAAAGGGTCATAGGTGACATGTCTAGGAAGCTTGAAGAGAGGTTACCCGGTCAGTTTGCGGGTAACACCCAACCGAACCCTAATGCCCATGCCAAAGCCATTACCACTCGTAGTGGCAAAACCGTTGGGAACCCGAGAGTTGAGGAGAGAGTAATAGAGGAGGATGAGGAGATTGTAGACGAAGAAATCGAGATGGAGGCTCCCGACAAAGTGCAATCGAGGCTaagcccagcaagtaccgcacagccCGGTGAGCCTCAACGAGAGAATAAAGTAGAGAAACCACCCGTAGACATTAGACCTTCTCCACTCGTAGATTATTCGCGTGTCCCGTTTCCTACACGTCTTAGGAAACAAAAGTACTCCAAGGAATACAGGCAGTTCTTAGATATCTTCAAGCAATTGAAGATTAATCTACCTTTCATTGAGGCACTCCAATCTATGCCCAAGTACGCGAAGTTCTTAAAGGACCTTCTTAGAAACAAGGAGAAGTTGGGAGAGTTGTCGAATGTTCCATTGAATTGAGGGTGCTCTGCAGTCGTTCTGAATAAGCTTCTGGAGAAGCTCACCGATCCTGGCATTTTCACTATTCCATGTCTTTTCGGTAGTAACACCAATACTCGAGCCTTAGCCGACCTAGGTGCTAGCATCAATTTGATGTCCTTTTCTCTCTACGAGAAGTTAGACTTATGCGAGCTTTCACCTACCCGTATGACATTATCTTTAGCCGATCGATCCGTGAAATACCCGAAGGGTATAGTCGAGAATTTGCTTGTTAAGGTTGACAAGTTTGTTTTTCCCGCTGATTTTGTCATTCTTGATATGGAAGCGGATGAGAGAGTTCCTGTCGTACTTGGTCGTCCGTTTTTGCGTACTGCTAAAGCCCTCATAGGTGTCTTCGATGGTAAGATCACACTTAGGGTCGGTGAGGAGAGAGTCACCTTTGAGATAGATCGTTCCATGAACCACCCGAGTGGTTCCGATGACTATAGTGGTCCTTGCCATTCCGTCTATTTCTTGAACTCATTCATCTCATGTGTTGACCATTGTCTAGAGTACATTTGTGGAGGCGACTTACTAGGAGGAGAGAGAGTTCAGGAGTCATCGTTGAGGGTGGATGAAGAAGAAGTTGATGGGATTCCTTTGATTCTCGAAGCGTTAGCCGTTAGTGATGACACAACACAACCCCCACCTTTAGAGCTTAAGGTCCTTCTATCTCATTtagaatatgcttttctagggaGGGTTCCGGGCTACCCGTTATCATCTCATCGAAGTTGGAGGATGGAGAGAAGTTGAGGTTGTCGGAAGTGTTGAAGGCCAACAAAGAGGCCATTGCATGGAGGTTGTCCAACATCAAGGGCATAAGCCCTTCTTATTGCACTCACTGGATACTCATGGAGTATGATTTCAAGCCGGTGGTTGATGCGTGTCGAGTGTGAtatgtttttatgtatatttttagccatttttaacactttagtcaagttttaaatttataaaacatgatattttactaacactaaacacacatatgggcaagtgcacccatcttgagcgtagtatagcattggtaagataccgaggtcgtccaaggacacaatagcttttaatactggtttatcctcaacgtctaatcaaataaaaattttggaaaaaggttttaaatatgaaaataaaaactaacaatgctgaaaaataaaaataaaataaaaacag encodes the following:
- the LOC110907037 gene encoding uncharacterized protein LOC110907037, with the protein product MGILTVAECLERFEAFAQSQSQSRSDQRYQSGNSNTTTSAPTRGVNHITMDPSIAGVLENVTRELKEIRAKVDKCEFCRGGQYTNACPLLVGEEQVDFVGGGLGRGQPSGFAQNPNRGQGSFFGGGSNGQFNKGFNGQVKDGGSSSHVQVVPGSSYDLGGSLERMEAMMSQLVVKDQTTQKILTEHDLMLKNHQASFQDLQRVIGDMSRKLEERLPGQFAGNTQPNPNAHAKAITTRSGKTVGNPRVEERVIEEDEEIVDEEIEMEAPDKVQSRLSPASTAQPGEPQRENKVEKPPVDIRPSPLVDYSRVPFPTRLRKQKYSKEYRQFLDIFKQLKINLPFIEALQSMPKYAKFLKDLLRNKEKLGELSNVPLN